ATCGGTTTTTACGGTGGCGCTTTTTTCCTGCTTCCCAACCAGGGGACTTTCCGCGAGGTTTGGGTGGAAGGGCTGGAGTACCAATCACCGCAAAAACTCCACCCATAGCTTGAGCGACTCGTCCAGGAGTCAAATTATCGAGTGACTTCTGCCAAGGTAAAGGATTATCAGTCACGATATCACGGGCTAACCACAATTCCCAAGTCATTAGAGGCATTAGGTCACTCCAGCGCTCACACTGCTTAGGAGTACTTAACTTGGGCGCAGTCCAATGTAAGCGTTGTTTCAAAAAACGATACCAGTGGTCAACGGTAAAGCGACGCAAGTAAAGACACCAAACTTCCTCTAGTGGTGGCATTTCTTCTCCAACCCAAGCTAACCACAAAGGTTTGGACACTCGTTCATTGCCTTGTGCGTCGAGACGTTCAACCCTAATGAGTAACATCGGACGCGCTGCCGCTTTACGAAAATGTAAATTCTTCCAGAGGCTAACCCTTACTCGTTGTAGTTTCGGATCATCCAATTCTAAAACAGATTCTGCATCACTCCATGTCGTGGATTCATTAAGTTTGAATTTAGACCCGTGTTTCTTGGGACGTCCCTTACCCGAATAAGCTTCAGGCTCACCCCATAAACAAAGATTTGAGCGCAATCGTACCAAAATATCTGCGGGAATACTGGCAGTTTTTAAGACAAAAGGCGCACACCCATATTCACTATCCCAAACTGAAATCGCTCTGGTGGGTAAATATTTACACACCTGTTTTAGTTGCCAAATCGCTTTTGAGATTGGACTTTCCCCACTTGTGATCCGTTCATGTCTCAAAGGTAATGCCCAACTACCGGAATCCTCTGGTATCCAAGCAATTGTACTGTATCCTTGACCAATGGTAATCGGTTTATTTCCTGCTATGGATGTGCCACTATGCTCATAAGTTCTCTCTTGCAGTGTTACGGCATCCGGACGCGACCAGTTAGTATGATCTCCAGCCAAAAGTGGACGCCCCTCTACTGGCATTTGTTTGATGTATAACTGCATTAATTTCTGTCGCTGCGGTCGGCTATCTTGTAGCGCCTCATAGATACTTGACCACTTGCGTCTAAATACTGGTGATAAAGATAAGTCGGCTAAGGAGTAAACATTCCGGGTCAGCAATATGGCATCTGTTAATTCAAATGTCGCGTCTTTGGCTCTACCTAAATGTTTGTAAGCTAATTGACGAAACTCTTCAAGTCTGGCACGTTTCATATTGGCAGGTGAGTAATGGTAGTTCGTTATCTCAGCTTCTGCCTTCATGGGGACTGTGTTCAATCAGACTCCCCTTTTTTTCTTGATCATTCCCCATCTAATCTCCAGCGTGTTGATAATGATAATCAAATAAGGGGGGGTGGGAGAGAAACGAGCATTGCTCGTTTCTCTCCCACCCTTTCCATGATTATCATTATTGTTTTATTTTTTAAACATGCATACTACATAATTATTAAAGATTGCGGATGCTTTGAGGCTGACTTCTCGAATATTTTTAACCGCTAATTCCATTTGGTTTGCGTTCTATCATATCGCTTTTAGTCTAAACTCCAGTGATTGATAACAGTCAATACTCCTCCCGTAGCAGTTACAGCCGTAGGTACTTTCTTCAATATTTCTAATTGTTTTTCTCTGGGTGTTTTTTGCAATCGTCTTGATAGATTAATAAGTAATTCTGCTAGTTTACTATATCGATTTGCTCCCATAGTTACAGTAGGTATCATACTCATTGTGAGAGTAAAGCTTGTTAAAATCAGGCTAATAGTTAATTTTTTTGCAAGAAACATTGCAAAACTCCTTTCCTAATTACTAAATCTGTTCTTATCTTAAGTAAGATATTTGTTTTTTTTGCAACATCATATACGTATGAATAAAAAAAATACTTCTTTATGACATGTTTAATTTATCTGAAAAACACAAAAAATACTCATTGGTGACGCTTGATACACAGTGATAATGTTGACACATTTACACAAAAATTCGGAGATAATTGTTCAATGGCTGTAGAGCAATATCGTCTTGTACAACAGCAAAAATTGTAGGGTGGATACTGTCCAACCTACATATGGTTTACAGCCATTTTCAGGTAAATAGACCACAGGGTAGGGGCGCAAGGCCTTGCGCCCCTACGAAGATTTGCTGTAAAAAATCAAATAGAAATACTATATTTTACTAACGGTAAATATACGTTTAACCCTGATAAATAACAAATGACAATTGAGATTAAATTTAGGGAACAGAAATTAAATACTCTGGCCGCAAAATAAAAGTTTATCTCTTTTTAGGCGGCGAAGAATTACGTTGTGGTGGTAAATCAGCTCGCAATTCTTGTCTACCATTAGTGATAATTCGCAACATCTGTTGGAGATCTTGCTCGATATTTTCGAGGACATTATCAGCGTATTCATCAGCGCCATCTTCAATTTCTTGAGCTTGGGCGATCGCCACTTGTCGCATTTCTTCTAATTCTTGCTGACAAGCACGTCGCTTACGGTCAATTTCTATGAGGGTTTCTTGCATCATCCCCTCACATTCTTGTTGCACTTGTCGGCGCAATTGTTCGGCTTCTCGCTCTGCCTGTCTGATAATATCGCTTTCAGCTAAAATTTGCGCTCTTTTGGCTTGAGCTGCTTCTACCACTTGCTGTCCATACTCTTCTGCTTCTAAAAGAATTTCTTCCTTTTGTTCGAGAATAACTGCAGCTTCCTGAAATATCGCTGGCAAAGATACTCTGATAAAATCAAGCTGTTCTAACACCTTGTCTTCATCTACAAGGGTGCGACCAGTTAGGGGAATCCGCAAACCAGAGACAATTATTTCTTCTAGACGGTTGAGTTCTTGCTGAAGATCTAAATTTCCCTCTCCATTGGGATATTCTTCAGGGGAGGGACTACTTCCGTTGAGATTGGGTTCGATATTCGAGGAGAGTTGTGGTTGTAACATTGGTATATTTCTAGGGCAATGTGAGAGGGAACAAGATGATCGACAGAGCCACCAAACCTTGCAATCTCTTTTACCACACTACTACTTAAAAAACTATACTCATTTGATGTTGCCAGAAAAACAGTTTCTATTTGAGTAGACAGCGTTTTATTAGTATGTGCCATTTGTAGTTCGATTTCAAAGTCGGAAACTGCTCTTAAGCCCCGTATCAGCACTTCTGCTTGGCGCATTTGGGCATAATTGACCGTTAGACCATCAAAACTGTCAACTTCGACGTTTGGTAGATGCTCTGTAGCTACACGAATCTGTTCTAGCCTTTGCTGCACAGTAAACAGCGGTGTTTTGTTAGGATTCCGTAATACGGCGACAATGACTGTTTTAAACAGCCGAGAACCACGTTGAATGATGTCAAGGTGTCCCAAGGTAACAGGGTCAAAACTACCAGGATAAACAGCAATCACAATTTTAGATACATCACAGTTATTCACGTGATTATATCTAAACCTGTCTCCAGTCTTGATAAATTTTGACTAAGGATTGAGGAGAGGGGAACGATGGGCTTTTCACTATAAAAAACTCCACCCACAAGGGGATTGGGTATTGGGGCATAGTATATTAGGCATAGCGCAAGAAAAGTCACCCATACCCAATGCCCAATGCCCAATAGTAAGGAGTAATGAGTAATGAGTAATGAGTAATGAGTAAATTAATCCAATCCCCAATCCCCAATGCCCTATGCCCTATGCCCTATGCCCAATGCCCTATGCCCTATCCCCCATAAAAAAAAGACCAGCCTCCCACAGCCGGTCTGGAAAATGTCTTTTCGCGTTGTCTTCTCAATAGAGTAAAATCCAAATTGCGCGCTTCCAAAATGCAACGGGCAACTTTTCTTAATATTGTAACAGCCAACACAGATTTTTTAGCAAAATTTACTAAAACAAGATATTTACCGAAAATTCGGGTCTAGAGCCAAGTCCACAACGACCCCTCAGTCCTACGCTTCCAGGACTGCTTTTTGTACAATAAATGACAAATGACAAAGAGTAATGAGTAATGAGTAATGAGTAATGAGTAATGACCAATAACCAATGACCAATGACAACCGTCAACCGTCAACCGTTAATTGACTGCGGTTTTCCCCACAGGATACGCTCTTGCTTGTAAATGGCGATTCCGGGTTTGGCTCCTTTGGGTTTGTAGACGTGCTTTGGTTGGGTGTAAACTACTGGTACTTGGTCACTCTGACGACCGCGACTGTAGTAAGCTGCAAAGTTAGCGGCAAATTGTAAATCAGATGCTTCGGGAACAGCACCCGGTTCTAGGCGCAGTAGGACATGGCTTCCGGGAATTTCTTGGGCGTGAAACCACAGGTCATAATCGCCGGCGACACGAAATGTCAATTGGTCATTCTGGCGATTGTTGCGACCGATTAATAATTCAAAGCCGCTGGGGGTGCGAGAACGATGATAATTACTACTGGCGGCTTCATTGACACTGCGGTTGCGGTATTCTGGATCTTCGAGATATTTTTGTCCAATCAGCTCATCACGGATTTCTTCGAGGGCTTGCAAATCTTCTGGTGTTTGGTATTTGTCAATCTGGGCGATCGCCGCTTCAACTTGTTCTAAATAGGCAATTTCGGTATTCACTTCCAATAGTAAGGGTTCGACTGCAGCACGGGCGCGTTTTAATTTTTGATGCTGTTTATACATACTTTGGGCATTTTGTACAGCATTTTTATCCGGCTGCAGGGCGATCGCTCTTGGTTTACCTGTGTCAAAGTCAGGGAGGGTAATTTCTTTCATTCCCGGTTCCCAATTTTGCAAGTAAGCCATCAACAAATCAGCTTTTTCGCGATATTCATCCGCTTTATCTGATTGCTGCAAGCGTTCTTCAAAGGTTTTTCCTTTATTTCGTAATTTTACCAGAATATTATTCAGTTTCTGACTTAGCTGATGTCGTAACTGCAAAAATACCTGTTGATTTAGCTCGTCGGTGTAATAGCGGTTGAGTAATTCTTGGATATTTGTCGCATTTTTCACCCCACCCCAACCCATGACAGTGTATCCCTCTGCTGTCCAAGCTGGGTGAAATTTACCTAATTCCAAGACTTGCAGCCATTCTTGCCACTTTTGGAACAGTCTTTCCCAATCGCCAGTGTTCAGGGTATCTGTGGTGGCTTCTGGTGCTAAATTTGCTGCTAGCACCATTAATTCTACTAATGCAGCACTCAAACCGCTATAACTTTTGAGTAACTGACGCTTGATGCTTCCTGGTACTAAGCTTACCCGTTCTTGCCAGCGTTCCTGAGATTCTTGCAAATTAGGAACAGGACCTGTGAGTTTGGGTGGTGTTTCATAGGGTTGTCCGGTTTGGATGGGTCGGACACTAGATTGTTGCTGGCTGACTTGATGGGCTGCGGTGATAATTAAATTGCTAGCGTCGGTGAGAATGACGTTGCTATATTTGCCCATAATTTCCACATATATATGATACAGGGGGCTTTCCCCTGGACGACGGGCAAATTGTAAATCAACAACACGTTCCCACGGTGCGATCGCCTCAATTCCCACCAGCGCTAAACCGCCAAGCTGGTGTATGAGTTGTTGACTGAAAGTGAAAGTATCTGGTATGCGTGGTGGTGGTTCGCCAATACTAATACGAGCAGCTTGGGGGTGCCAAGAAATCTCTAGCCAACCCCGCTGTTTTAAGGTACGTAACGCCACTGCAATAGTATAGCGATCGCGCTGGTAAACCTGTTCTGTCCTTGAGGGTAGCCAATTAGCGCGGATTTCGCTACAAGTAGCTGTCAGGGTCGTAAAGTCAACTGGTTGCACAACAATTAGCCTTGAGGGGGCGAATAGGGGGTAATATCAAATCCGTTTGTATCGGAATTATTCCTCTTTCTCACTCTGCGCCCTCTGCGGTTCTTTAATCATTCAGATGCTACCGGATTTGATACAACACCCATTTTATCGGCTATGTCAGGACAATTGTCGGTAGGGGCGCAAGGCTTTGCGCCCCGGAAGATTATCGAACGACGCCAAAAACCCTGATTTTCCCGTGTTGTCAGGGGTCATACCTACCATTTCGCCATGTCGGTAGGGGCGCAATACTGCTCGGTTAAGCTCAAAAAACTTAAAATTCGTAGGTTGGGTTGAGGAACGTAGGCGCAGCCTTCTCGAAGAGTAACCCAACATGGACGGGGCTTTGTTGGGTTTCGCAGAGCCTCAACCCAACCTACCATTTTCCTTAACCGAGCAGTATTGGGTAGGGGCGCAAGGCTTTGCGCCCCGGAAGATTATGGAACGACGCCAAAAACCCTGATTTTTCCGTGTTGTCAGGGATCATACCTACCATTTTGCCACTCAGTATCCTATGTCACCAAGGGCGCAAGGACTGACGCCCCTAGTGCGAGGTTGATTAACTCAGCAACGCTGGTTCTTTGGTTGCTGGTTCCAAGGGTTGCGCTAACGGTTGCGCCAAGGGTTCCTCTAACAGTTGGGTATACAGTTCATTGAGATGATATGCTACACCATCCCAACTAAATTGCTGGATGACGTGCTTTCTGGCTGCTTTACCCAATTCATCTCGCCATTGGGGATTACTGAGAATGCGGTCAATAGCATGGGAAAACGCAGCTACATCTTTTGGTGGCACCAATAAACCGGTTTTTTCGGAAACTACAGTAAATTGCAGTCCACCAACATCACTTGCTACTACGGGTGTACCACTCGCCATTGCTTCAATTGCTACTAGTCCAAAGGGTTCGTAGTGACTGGGAACGACACAAACATCAGCAGCAGCGTAGTAATTTGGCAGAACGGTTTGACTCAGCTGACCAGGTAAGATGGTAAAGTCGCTCATACCTAATTCTGTGACAATTTGCTCGATGCGATCGCGCTCTTTACCGTCACTGTTTCCTGGGGTACTACCACCACCAATAATTAAGTGCAGTTTATGACAATCATGTAACTTTGATTCGCGCACCGCACGCACCAAAGTTTCTATCCCTTTGCGCCGATCAAAACGCCCTACATATAATACAACTTTGGCTTCTGGATCAATTTTCAACACATCTCTTGCTGTTTCTCGATCCACAGAACCAAAGTGCCTAATATTTGTTCCACAAGGAATAATATCTATACTGCCTTTAGTGGAAACTAGCGACCTCATGTGTTGCTTTTCTTGCGGACTTGTGGCTACAATTCTTTCTGCTGTCTCTAGTACTTCTTTTTCTACTTCTAATCGTTGACTGGCTATTAAAGGTATCGTCTCTATTGTATTGTACTTGACTGCTCCTAAAGAGTGGTATGTATGAACATGCTTGCTACCTTGGATTGCCTTTAACTGCATCCCGACCCAGCTAGAGAGCCAGTAGTTGGTATGAACCAACTGATATGTGATGCCATTTTCTCTTTGGAATTTCAGTAACTGTTCCACAAATTCTGGCAGATATTTAAACCCATTGTCCCGTGGTACAAAGTCCACTGGACCTGCTGTTAAACGAATTGTTCTACATCGTGAGTTATGTTGTACAATCGTTTCTTGGTCAGCGCTCACTCTCCGACTAAACATATCCACTTGCCATCCTAGAGAGGCTAGTGCTTCACCCACTTGACGGACATAAACATTTTGTCCTCCGGCTTCTTCTTTGCCAATTTCAATCGCGGGATCTCCGTGGACAGAAATCAAAGCAATGCGTTTTTCAGTGGTAGAGTTCATAGTTTGTGTGTTGCTGATTGATACAAAGTTTCAGGCGGCTCCAAGTTTGCCTATAGCACTTTTACTTGAATCTTTTAGGAACTTTGTGTAATCTTTATTTTAATTTAATCCGCCAAGGATTGTTATACATCTGCTACCAGAAATAGCCTGTTTTACTACGTATTTATATTTAATTTTTTTATACTTAAATTGCTATATTTATATCTAACTAATGCTTTTGATAGACAAACCCCTATTTAAGGAATTTTTCTATACATCTCAAATCCCAAAAATAGCTGTTAATATCAATTTTTTAGCTAAAAAACAGTAGTATAATAGTGATTTTTAGCTTATTTCTTTTAATTACTTTTACTTAGATTATCCCCTGATAAATTCTCTAATAATTAAGGATTAAACACCTATAATTCAATCTCAAAAATAAATCTGCAAAATCCAAAATTTATAGTATTAATTATCAATCAAATTATGATGTGTCTCTTTATACTATTTTTTTGTTAAATATTGTTCTGTTACATATGATACAGCTTGAGCATATTTGAAATTTTGCGGTGAGGAGTAATAGTTTACATTGTCAAATATTCAGATGGTTTAACCTGGTTTAACCGACAGAGGGGATATAGGTTTTAGTGACACTCCTACACCAATTGCAAGCAATGTGGTGTAGGCTTCCGAGTCCTCTCCGGGGTGAAGCTACGATAACTCTTTAAGATATATAACAGTATATGTATTATTTTTTTTTCAGTCTAATCTGCATTCGTAGAACTTACGCACTGTTGACGAAAAATCAGCCTTTGCGATTACTACCCTACAGAAACGTTTAGTCTGGCGTAATGCGCTGTGAACAGCTAGACAATACTGAAAAATTAAAAATTAAAAATCAAAAAATATTTCTGATTTTTAATTTTTAATGTTTCGCCATCAGAGCTTAATTAGTGGTTTGTGCTGCTAGCATCTGCTTAAGCTTTTCTAATTCAGAAGCCCAACGGGGATCTGGACGAATAGCATCTGAGTCAGAGGTAGTGGTAGTTTCCCGTCCACCACCACCACCACCACCACGTCGGGACTTCTTAGCGCCCTTGTCACGACGACTACCTTCTTTATTGATGTTAGGAGCCGGATTGCTACTAACATGTTGGATAGGCTTAGGCGTTGGCTCTTCGCTTTCCTCACCCTTAGTGCGAGGTAATGCCTTTTCTAACTTGATGGGCGTCTCTTTGAACAGCAGACCATTATACTTTTCAATAATTTCATCTGCTTGTTCATCATTGTTGACCGTCAGAAAGCCGAAACCACGACATTTGCCTGTTTTTCGGTCTTTAATTAGTTTAGTGGTGACAGCATCACCTTCTGCAGCAAAAACTGCTTGCAGTTCTTGACGATCTATTTCTTCTTTGGGCAAATTACCTATGTATAGGCGAATGGACATGAACTATACCTCCAGAGTTGAATGAACATGGCAAGGACAGAAAACATTACTTGGCTTTGGCTTTTAAATAGATGCTATTGACTAAGACTGCCATAAACCAATTTTTTAACTCCAAACTGTCAACCTATACAATACAGTTTTTCGTCGGGATCAAGCTTGTTTAATCCAAAAGCGTACAAAACGCTCAGTTAATACCACCTTAATTCTAAGAATTGTAAATTTAATAGCCTACTGCATACTACAGTAAATGTTTTCTTCTATGCCTTGGTGTGCAGAATAAAATACCATTTCTTACATTATCACGGTATCTTCTACGTAGCTAGTTCAGGGCATACATTTCCGACAAGAGTATGACTGAATAGTAGCATAAAACACTTTTTTTTCTCAACACCAAATATTGGAAACAAAAACCAGCCAGTGGCTGGTTAAATTGCTGCTGTGTTGGCAGGAGAAAAAGGATAGGTTGGCGTAAGCAGCCGAAAAAGTTAACTAAGCTAAGATGCTGAGTTATATCCGGTGCTAAAGTTTGTGTAAATAAATGTAACACTAGACGAAATAATCTGCAATGTTTGTTTACGTTTGACCCTTGTCATTGGTTATTGGTCATTGGTCATTGGTCATTTGTCATTGGTCATTGGTCATTTGTCATTGGTCATTTGTCATCACCCCAATACCCAATCGCCAAACCCCAATACCCAATACCCAAACCCCAAACCCCAAACCCCAATCCCCAAACCCCAATCCCCAACCTAGCCTGTGAGAAAAATGTAAGCGCCCCAAGCCTGTGCTGCAACTGCTAAAATGGTAGACCAGATGGGAAGAGCGCTATGAATGGTATTACCATTTTGCGTTTGCAAAGTTTGGATATCAATCCAGGGGGTTGCGCCGCGTCGAAACCAACCTGTGACGGTAATGTGGCGACCTATCCAGTCTTGGGGATTGATTGATGGTGTAAGTCCGGGAATGTGGTGCAATTTCACTAATCCGATGTGGGATTGTAGGATTAAGTCTTGTCCTAGGCAGTTGCTAGTACCCTGACGGCCTAATAGTTTACCAACAAAACGCACATTGATGCTGTCTATGGGGATGGCCGATGGGTTGGCTAACAAATTGGGTAGGCGATCGTCTGTTTGTACAGTAGCAGGTTTGATATCAGGAAATAAAGCATTCATGCGGATGATCATCCCGATGCTCAAACCAATTAGCAGACAACCTGTAACGAAAGACCAATCTTGGTAGATCCATTTTAGGTTCAACAACTTGAGTGCAAAGGCAATTTGCCAAGTTAACCAGATCAGACCGGCAAACACCAAACCCAGGGGAATACCTAAAAAGGGAGCCATTTGTAACAAGAAGGACTGATGTTTACCCTTTAAAGATTGTTCATTCGTCAGATGTAGTTCGGGTTCTAAATGCCAGTGACGGGCAATTTTGCACAGACGTTGGATGCGATCGCCGATTAAAGGATGGCTGTTGTTGATTGTAAACCATCGGCGATAGGGATTGAAATTATCCCACATCAAGAACGATTCAAAGGATATATGTCCGGCAATACTACCCAAAGAGATACTCTGTTGATAACTTACAGGTGCCAGGAGGTTCAAGCTTTCCAACTGCCAACTGGTGTGTTCTTGTTTGGTAATATCACCAGCAATCCCAATGGCAATTTTGAGTAAAGCCCTGGTCAGAGCATTGGGATTACCAGTTATTTCGGCTGCGGTGCGATCGCTATAGTAAACGCGCAACCTCGACAACCACAAACCAGGTCCACTCAGCAAACACCAAACTCCATAAACAATAATAGCCCAAATTGTGAACGGCATTCGCCAAATTCCTTGTGAGTTGCGATTCCCCCACTCCGACACTTGCTGATATAGCCTGTATACGGGTAGTGTCAGCAACAGCAACAGAGACATCACCACAAAATCTCTGTGGACAATATGCCCTACCTGGGTAGCATAAATTATGGCAATTTCATCATCCGCCAGTTGCTCTAATAGCCCCTGACTGACGACAATTCGCGCATTGCGGGCTAAATTACCATAGGTCAAAGCCACTGGTGCAGCGATGGGCAAAATTCGGAGTTTGGGTAATGGCCAGCCTCGCTGTTGACAACAACGTTGTAGCATCCGCACGGTTTCGCGACTGTAGCCATTTAAGATTTCTTTGGGCAATTCTCGTTGACCATAAAAGTTTGTCAATAGCCAGTCGAGTAACCAGGGTGACAAGGCCAGTCCGATGACTAATATTAGTAACAAAAATTGGCTCGGATCGCGGTATAAAAGTTGTAATGGCTCCAGATATGGTAATGTGATTAAAGTCTGGTTAATTAATCCCAAGGCGAACTTGACCATTTCTCGGATCACCCAAAACAGGGCGATAAAGGTTCCAGCAGTCAGCAACCGCAAGGGTAGTAACTTAAACTTTTGCAACGGTTGCCATACCTTAGCCCTGGCTGCATGTCGCCAATAAATGCTCTGTGCTTTAGGTTGCGGATGACTTAATGATACTATCAAGCCACTACCAGAAATAGTAGGTGCTGAATCTCGGAAATTTTGCCAGATGGCTGTTGGCAGAGCAGAGGAACTCACGGGGGTTGTAGCTGGTTCAGTTTTATTTTTGACACCATGAGATACCGTAGCAGGACTTGCGGGTGTAACTATGGTATCTTGTGACAACTGTGGTGATGCAGCAGTAACTGGCACAGGTTTTTTTTGTGCATCATCAAAAGGGACAAATCCAGTTGCCAAATTTTCGGATTTTGATGCTGTATTATGATGTTTTTGGCGTTTGGTCAAGTGTTCAAGAGCGCGTTGTGCCCACTCTTGCACTTGCGGATTGTGACTCTCAATCAGATTTTGACACAGGGCGATCGCCTTGGGAGCTTCGCCACTGCGAGCATAAGCCATCACTAAACCAACCTGTGCCTGCAAAGTAGCGTTACTATTACCCTGACTGCTAGCAACAGGTTCGAGATGAGCGATCGCTGTTTGATAATTTCCCTGCTTGAGAGCAACTAAACCAGCCTCCAAAGACATTTTGGCATGTGAAGGCATACAGATTCAACCACTGTTTTAACTGATGACTGATAACGTTTGACGGTTGACCAATGACAAATGACCAAATGTCAAATGTCAAATGTCAAATGTCAATGAGTAATGAGTAATGAGTAATGAGTAATGAGTAATGAGTAATGAGTAATGAGTAATGAGTAATGAGTAATGACCCATGACCCATGACCCATGACCCATGACCAATGACCAATGACAAATGACAAATGACCAATGACAAATGACAAATGACAAATGACAAATGACCAATGACCAATGACCAATGACCAATGACCAATGACCAATGACCAATGTCAACCGTCAACTGGTTGTTGACTAGAAAATACTGGCGCGGTAGCGCTTAACTTTAATTCTGGATGGTCTCCCTGTAACTGTTGACAATTCCATTCATTACGGAATAGCAACACTGGGCGTCCCATGCTGTCTTTGACTGAAGTGGTGTTGAATATACGTCCCACCTTGTTCAAAGCTTCCCAACCACCTTCTACCCAACGAGCGACGCTATAGGGCAACGATTCTAGCAGGGTTTCCACGCCATACTCATTTTGTAAGCGAAACTGCACCACTTCAAATTGCAGTTGACCCACAGCAGCCAGAATTGGATCGCGCTTGGCTTCATCGGTTGAGTACATAATTTGTACAGCACCTTCTTCGCGCAATTCCGAAATTCCTTTTTGAAATTGCTTGAATTTAGATGGGTTAGGGTTTCTGAGAGTCGCAAACAGTTCTGGGGAGAAATAGGGAATTCCTTCATATTCCAGTTTTTGTCCCGTGTAAATGGTATCGCCGATCGCAAACACGCCGGGATTGTTCAAACCAATCACATCGCCAGGATAAG
The Gloeotrichia echinulata CP02 DNA segment above includes these coding regions:
- a CDS encoding DivIVA domain-containing protein; this encodes MLQPQLSSNIEPNLNGSSPSPEEYPNGEGNLDLQQELNRLEEIIVSGLRIPLTGRTLVDEDKVLEQLDFIRVSLPAIFQEAAVILEQKEEILLEAEEYGQQVVEAAQAKRAQILAESDIIRQAEREAEQLRRQVQQECEGMMQETLIEIDRKRRACQQELEEMRQVAIAQAQEIEDGADEYADNVLENIEQDLQQMLRIITNGRQELRADLPPQRNSSPPKKR
- a CDS encoding glycosyltransferase family 1 protein; this encodes MNSTTEKRIALISVHGDPAIEIGKEEAGGQNVYVRQVGEALASLGWQVDMFSRRVSADQETIVQHNSRCRTIRLTAGPVDFVPRDNGFKYLPEFVEQLLKFQRENGITYQLVHTNYWLSSWVGMQLKAIQGSKHVHTYHSLGAVKYNTIETIPLIASQRLEVEKEVLETAERIVATSPQEKQHMRSLVSTKGSIDIIPCGTNIRHFGSVDRETARDVLKIDPEAKVVLYVGRFDRRKGIETLVRAVRESKLHDCHKLHLIIGGGSTPGNSDGKERDRIEQIVTELGMSDFTILPGQLSQTVLPNYYAAADVCVVPSHYEPFGLVAIEAMASGTPVVASDVGGLQFTVVSEKTGLLVPPKDVAAFSHAIDRILSNPQWRDELGKAARKHVIQQFSWDGVAYHLNELYTQLLEEPLAQPLAQPLEPATKEPALLS
- a CDS encoding RNA-binding protein gives rise to the protein MSIRLYIGNLPKEEIDRQELQAVFAAEGDAVTTKLIKDRKTGKCRGFGFLTVNNDEQADEIIEKYNGLLFKETPIKLEKALPRTKGEESEEPTPKPIQHVSSNPAPNINKEGSRRDKGAKKSRRGGGGGGGRETTTTSDSDAIRPDPRWASELEKLKQMLAAQTTN
- the coaD gene encoding pantetheine-phosphate adenylyltransferase, with protein sequence MIAVYPGSFDPVTLGHLDIIQRGSRLFKTVIVAVLRNPNKTPLFTVQQRLEQIRVATEHLPNVEVDSFDGLTVNYAQMRQAEVLIRGLRAVSDFEIELQMAHTNKTLSTQIETVFLATSNEYSFLSSSVVKEIARFGGSVDHLVPSHIALEIYQCYNHNSPRISNPISTEVVPPLKNIPMEREI
- a CDS encoding NFACT family protein, which translates into the protein MQPVDFTTLTATCSEIRANWLPSRTEQVYQRDRYTIAVALRTLKQRGWLEISWHPQAARISIGEPPPRIPDTFTFSQQLIHQLGGLALVGIEAIAPWERVVDLQFARRPGESPLYHIYVEIMGKYSNVILTDASNLIITAAHQVSQQQSSVRPIQTGQPYETPPKLTGPVPNLQESQERWQERVSLVPGSIKRQLLKSYSGLSAALVELMVLAANLAPEATTDTLNTGDWERLFQKWQEWLQVLELGKFHPAWTAEGYTVMGWGGVKNATNIQELLNRYYTDELNQQVFLQLRHQLSQKLNNILVKLRNKGKTFEERLQQSDKADEYREKADLLMAYLQNWEPGMKEITLPDFDTGKPRAIALQPDKNAVQNAQSMYKQHQKLKRARAAVEPLLLEVNTEIAYLEQVEAAIAQIDKYQTPEDLQALEEIRDELIGQKYLEDPEYRNRSVNEAASSNYHRSRTPSGFELLIGRNNRQNDQLTFRVAGDYDLWFHAQEIPGSHVLLRLEPGAVPEASDLQFAANFAAYYSRGRQSDQVPVVYTQPKHVYKPKGAKPGIAIYKQERILWGKPQSING
- a CDS encoding NF041680 family putative transposase; this translates as MKRARLEEFRQLAYKHLGRAKDATFELTDAILLTRNVYSLADLSLSPVFRRKWSSIYEALQDSRPQRQKLMQLYIKQMPVEGRPLLAGDHTNWSRPDAVTLQERTYEHSGTSIAGNKPITIGQGYSTIAWIPEDSGSWALPLRHERITSGESPISKAIWQLKQVCKYLPTRAISVWDSEYGCAPFVLKTASIPADILVRLRSNLCLWGEPEAYSGKGRPKKHGSKFKLNESTTWSDAESVLELDDPKLQRVRVSLWKNLHFRKAAARPMLLIRVERLDAQGNERVSKPLWLAWVGEEMPPLEEVWCLYLRRFTVDHWYRFLKQRLHWTAPKLSTPKQCERWSDLMPLMTWELWLARDIVTDNPLPWQKSLDNLTPGRVAQAMGGVFAVIGTPALPPKPRGKSPGWEAGKKRHRKNRCPIVKKTVTRPRKEPSVAV